In Alteromonas sp. RKMC-009, the genomic stretch CATTTTAGTCAGACTTGCAGGCGGCAACTGCATGTCTGCATTTTTCTCTGCGATAACCTGGCCCGTTTCGTTATCCATCAGCACGAAGCCTTCAGCGGCAACACTTGGCGGCGGCGGGATCACGACGTTGGCGTGGACTTTGGCAACATAAGACATGCACATCATGATAAACATGGTGAGCATGAAAGACGGTTTAGCGCGATTTATAATTTTATGCATGGGAATATCAATTACCGTTTTTTATTTAAGACAAACTGTTTTGAATTTTAACGTAAGCAACAAGCCTGGACCAGAGTCAGTGCAGCTTTGTTCCTTATATAAAGAGCAAAGTGATTCAGATACTGATTTGTACCTTAAAAGTCTACCGGATTACAGTGTTGCTGACCGATTTACCCGGCAAATCCACAAGTTCGGCAGATGAATGCCATATTTACAGGTTGCCGCCCACGGTATAAGCACCGGGATAGCCATTTTTCTGCAAATCATCTAACAGCATTTTTGCCTGAAAGCGGTCAGCCAGCGGGCCCAGCCGTAATTTGTAGATATTATTAATTAACGGTATTTCAGCAGGCACCTGATAAAGTTGGGACAGGACGGTAGATACTGATTTGGCACGTTCAGGATCACTCACTGCGGCAACCTGAATGTAAAGCCCGTCGTCAGCAGCAGAAACCGGCTCAGCTTCCGGCTCTTCAGGCAGAGGAACAATGCCGGCATATTGTTCATAGCTGACAGTAGGCTGATTGCCCACAGTCACCTGATTGTTCTCATCAAAATGAATCACTTCCAGCTTCACCTTTGCCGTGCCGTGCTGCTGGTAATCCAGTTTTTTCGCTGCGGCATAAGACAAGTCGATAATCCGGCTGGAATGAAATGGGCCACGATCATTTACCCGCACAATGGCTGTCTTGCCATTACTCAAGTTAGTCACTTTAACAAATGAGGGCAGCGGCAAGGTTTTATGTGCCGCTGTCATTGCAAACATATTGTAGGTTTCACCGTTAGAAGTGAGGTGCCCGTGAAATTTCTGGCCGTACCAGGAAGCCAGCCCGGTTTCCACAAAACCTTTACCGGATTGCAACGGATAATATCGTTTACCCAATACTTCGTAGGGGCGGCTGTTCCATTCACGGTAAGGTTCGTATTGCGGGTCTGCGTCAGTGTAATCCGGTTCGTCATACACAAACGTGGGGGCTGAATCGCTGTGCTGGGCATAGCGACCTGAAGACTGGCAGCCGCATAACACGACTGCACATAGCAGTAAGATACAGTATTTAGCGCACATAACCGGTTATCGGGATAAGAATCTTTTTTGTGTTCCGATTGCCATCAGAATGCCAAAACCAGCCATCAATGTCACCATTGACGTACCGCCAAAACTAACCAGTGGCAGTGGCACTCCTACTACGGGCAGTAAGCCTGACACCATACCCATATTTACAAACACGTAAACAAAGAAGGTCAGGGTTATCGAACCCGCCAATAGCTTACTGTAGGCGTCCTGAGCACGGTTGGCAATGATCAGGCCGCGAATAATGATAAACAGGTAAATTGCGAGTAATCCGATGACGCCAGTCAGACCGAATTCTTCACTGAAAACCGCAAAGATAAAATCGGTGTGACGTTCCGGCAGAAACTCAAGCTGTGACTGGGTTCCCTGCAACCAGCCTTTGCCCTGAAGGCCGCCGGAACCAATGGCAATTTTAGACTGGATAATATGATATCCGGCGCCCAGAGGATCGGATTCAGGATTTAAAAACGTGATTACCCGCTGTTTCTGATATTCCTGCATCAGAAAAAACCACATTACCGGTGCAAACGCACCGCCCATGGCGGCAACAATGCCAATAAGACGCCAGCTCATGCCTGCCAGAAAAATAGCAAAAATGCCCGAACTGGCAATGAGTAGCGACGTCCCTAAATCCGGCTGTTTAGCGATGAGGATTGTAGGAACGATAACCAGAGTGAAGCCAATGCCTATCTGAATAAGACGGGGGGGCAGGGTAAACTTACTGATATACCAGGCCACCATCATGGGCACCGCAAGCTTCATCAGTTCCGATGGCTGAAAACGAACAAATTTAAGATCAAGC encodes the following:
- a CDS encoding septal ring lytic transglycosylase RlpA family protein; this translates as MCAKYCILLLCAVVLCGCQSSGRYAQHSDSAPTFVYDEPDYTDADPQYEPYREWNSRPYEVLGKRYYPLQSGKGFVETGLASWYGQKFHGHLTSNGETYNMFAMTAAHKTLPLPSFVKVTNLSNGKTAIVRVNDRGPFHSSRIIDLSYAAAKKLDYQQHGTAKVKLEVIHFDENNQVTVGNQPTVSYEQYAGIVPLPEEPEAEPVSAADDGLYIQVAAVSDPERAKSVSTVLSQLYQVPAEIPLINNIYKLRLGPLADRFQAKMLLDDLQKNGYPGAYTVGGNL
- the rodA gene encoding rod shape-determining protein RodA, which encodes MKRTTIKQNQSTLLERLHIDGWLLLGLLVLMVVGLYTLYSASGQDPGQMERQFARLGIAMGVMCVMAQVPPMAYRRLSTYAYIAGLLMLIAVLLFGDVGKGAQRWLDLKFVRFQPSELMKLAVPMMVAWYISKFTLPPRLIQIGIGFTLVIVPTILIAKQPDLGTSLLIASSGIFAIFLAGMSWRLIGIVAAMGGAFAPVMWFFLMQEYQKQRVITFLNPESDPLGAGYHIIQSKIAIGSGGLQGKGWLQGTQSQLEFLPERHTDFIFAVFSEEFGLTGVIGLLAIYLFIIIRGLIIANRAQDAYSKLLAGSITLTFFVYVFVNMGMVSGLLPVVGVPLPLVSFGGTSMVTLMAGFGILMAIGTQKRFLSR